From one Gossypium hirsutum isolate 1008001.06 chromosome D08, Gossypium_hirsutum_v2.1, whole genome shotgun sequence genomic stretch:
- the LOC107936705 gene encoding uncharacterized protein isoform X1: MKSTSTVKGRRKIELSCGSDTSFSFRIVDSLCNSEEESLPRGRDLVMYVGSNLNLASSSSPYLESCSSDDFIEFCLSSDNKMDISFRFKPDDDAAYNPHKPLEGDSFSRTSSRANFSPIRKMLDPLVKSKSPPSPLGYLTVTDADNVDTSVMGNTRRNKTCRKSLLHDFSHNAESDFDFFEKDNVHSPIHLHGCLKLGAKHGVPFFEFSMNEPGDVFLAKTLKANNGFNWVYTFHSVGNKKKTNAGISGPSDNSSKDAASIIAQMQVSSRLCSEMMEGGEVDNSVVTEFVLYDIARAKQRVTVLGSTDVHKAPACSNVVTLKDHLNHACDSDEVEFINGPPAKLHPNLEIAAIVIQVPFKNRESLKYRRGDKIDDRNHSNLLNVSMTEESKSTIQDSRSKEKVKVVIPTGNHGFPCAGTRGPSSLLDRWRFGGGCDCGGWDMACPLVVFGNTGLNCFEDRPLVDNEQPFQLFHQGAKESTPALTMMAIEGGYAIDFHAKLSALQAFSICVAVLHCTETSAAATGEIESKHSSQYNSLKMLIEEEVKSLIKAVTEEETKNKKKKKVSKKVEAIPPSYVINPPFSPIARV; this comes from the exons ATGAAAAGTACAAGCACTGTCAAGGGGAGGAGAAAAATTGAATTATCTTGTGGTAGTGACACTTCTTTTTCCTTCAGAATTGTTGATTCTCTTTGTAATTCAGAAGAGGAAAGCTTGCCACGAGGAAGAGATCTGGTGATGTATGTCGGCTCGAACTTGAACTTAGCATCCTCTAGCAGCCCTTATTTGGAATCATGTTCATCAGATGATTTCATTGAATTCTGTCTAAGTTCAGATAACAAGATGGACATTAGTTTCAGATTTAAACCCGACGATGACGCAGCTTATAATCCGCACAAACCGCTTGAAGGTGACTCATTCTCCAGGACCAGCTCAAGGGCTAACTTTAGTCCTATTAGAAAAATGTTGGATCCATTGGTGAAATCAAAGTCTCCACCGAGTCCTTTGGGTTATCTCACGGTCACGGATGCTGACAATGTTGATACTAGTGTGATGGGAAATACGAGAAGAAATAAGACATGTCGGAAATCTTTGTTACATGACTTCTCGCATAATGCTGAATCGGATTTCGACTTTTTCGAGAAAGACAACGTTCACTCACCGATTCACCTACATGGTTGTCTTAAGTTGGGAGCTAAACATGGGGTACCATTTTTCGAGTTCTCAATGAATGAACCAGGAGATGTTTTTCTAGCCAAAACATTGAAGGCAAATAATGGTTTCAATTGGGTGTATACCTTTCACTCTGTTGGCAATAAAAAGAAAACCAATGCTGGTATATCGGGACCAAGTGATAATAGTAGCAAAGATGCTGCTTCAATTATCGCGCAGATGCAAGTTTCAAGCCGTTTATGCTCAGAAATGATGGAGGGTGGGGAGGTTGACAACTCCGTGGTTACCGAGTTTGTTTTGTATGATATCGCACGTGCAAAACAACGTGTTACTGTCCTTGGATCCACTGATGTTCATAAAGCCCCTGCCTGCTCTAATGTGGTGACGCTTAAAGATCATTTAAACCATGCTTGTGACAGTGATGAGGTTGAATTCATAAATGGACCACCTGCCAAATTGCATCCAAACCTTGAAATAGCAGCCATAGTCATTCAAGTACCATTTAAGAATAGAGAGAGCTTAAAATACAGAAGAGGAGATAAAATTGATGATAGGAACCACTCAAACCTACTCAATGTCTCTATGACTGAAGAAAGCAAAAGCACGATACAAGACAGCAGGAGCAAAGAGAAGGTGAAGGTCGTTATTCCAACCGGAAACCACGGCTTTCCCTGTGCTGGGACTCGGGGTCCTTCATCACTACTTGATAGGTGGAGGTTTGGTGGAGGCTGTGATTGTGGTGGCTGGGACATGGCTTGTCCCCTTGTTGTTTTTGGCAATACTGGTCTAAATTGTTTTGAAGATCGACCACTAGTGGATAATGAACAGCCTTTTCAACTTTTTCATCAG GGTGCCAAAGAGAGTACACCGGCGTTGACCATGATGGCCATTGAAGGAGGGTATGCAATCGATTTTCATGCGAAGTTATCCGCATTACAAGCGTTTTCCATTTGCGTTGCAGTACTACATTGTACAGAAACCTCTGCTGCTGCTACTGGGGAGATAGAAAGCAAACATTCATCACAATACAATTCCTTAAAAATGCTTATCGAGGAGGAAGTGAAATCGTTAATAAAAGCGGTCACAGAGGAGGAGACgaagaataagaagaaaaagaaagtcaGCAAGAAGGTAGAAGCTATCCCACCATCCTATGTGATTAACCCTCCTTTCTCTCCAATCGCTCGTGTCTAA
- the LOC107936705 gene encoding uncharacterized protein isoform X2, with product MYVGSNLNLASSSSPYLESCSSDDFIEFCLSSDNKMDISFRFKPDDDAAYNPHKPLEGDSFSRTSSRANFSPIRKMLDPLVKSKSPPSPLGYLTVTDADNVDTSVMGNTRRNKTCRKSLLHDFSHNAESDFDFFEKDNVHSPIHLHGCLKLGAKHGVPFFEFSMNEPGDVFLAKTLKANNGFNWVYTFHSVGNKKKTNAGISGPSDNSSKDAASIIAQMQVSSRLCSEMMEGGEVDNSVVTEFVLYDIARAKQRVTVLGSTDVHKAPACSNVVTLKDHLNHACDSDEVEFINGPPAKLHPNLEIAAIVIQVPFKNRESLKYRRGDKIDDRNHSNLLNVSMTEESKSTIQDSRSKEKVKVVIPTGNHGFPCAGTRGPSSLLDRWRFGGGCDCGGWDMACPLVVFGNTGLNCFEDRPLVDNEQPFQLFHQGAKESTPALTMMAIEGGYAIDFHAKLSALQAFSICVAVLHCTETSAAATGEIESKHSSQYNSLKMLIEEEVKSLIKAVTEEETKNKKKKKVSKKVEAIPPSYVINPPFSPIARV from the exons ATGTATGTCGGCTCGAACTTGAACTTAGCATCCTCTAGCAGCCCTTATTTGGAATCATGTTCATCAGATGATTTCATTGAATTCTGTCTAAGTTCAGATAACAAGATGGACATTAGTTTCAGATTTAAACCCGACGATGACGCAGCTTATAATCCGCACAAACCGCTTGAAGGTGACTCATTCTCCAGGACCAGCTCAAGGGCTAACTTTAGTCCTATTAGAAAAATGTTGGATCCATTGGTGAAATCAAAGTCTCCACCGAGTCCTTTGGGTTATCTCACGGTCACGGATGCTGACAATGTTGATACTAGTGTGATGGGAAATACGAGAAGAAATAAGACATGTCGGAAATCTTTGTTACATGACTTCTCGCATAATGCTGAATCGGATTTCGACTTTTTCGAGAAAGACAACGTTCACTCACCGATTCACCTACATGGTTGTCTTAAGTTGGGAGCTAAACATGGGGTACCATTTTTCGAGTTCTCAATGAATGAACCAGGAGATGTTTTTCTAGCCAAAACATTGAAGGCAAATAATGGTTTCAATTGGGTGTATACCTTTCACTCTGTTGGCAATAAAAAGAAAACCAATGCTGGTATATCGGGACCAAGTGATAATAGTAGCAAAGATGCTGCTTCAATTATCGCGCAGATGCAAGTTTCAAGCCGTTTATGCTCAGAAATGATGGAGGGTGGGGAGGTTGACAACTCCGTGGTTACCGAGTTTGTTTTGTATGATATCGCACGTGCAAAACAACGTGTTACTGTCCTTGGATCCACTGATGTTCATAAAGCCCCTGCCTGCTCTAATGTGGTGACGCTTAAAGATCATTTAAACCATGCTTGTGACAGTGATGAGGTTGAATTCATAAATGGACCACCTGCCAAATTGCATCCAAACCTTGAAATAGCAGCCATAGTCATTCAAGTACCATTTAAGAATAGAGAGAGCTTAAAATACAGAAGAGGAGATAAAATTGATGATAGGAACCACTCAAACCTACTCAATGTCTCTATGACTGAAGAAAGCAAAAGCACGATACAAGACAGCAGGAGCAAAGAGAAGGTGAAGGTCGTTATTCCAACCGGAAACCACGGCTTTCCCTGTGCTGGGACTCGGGGTCCTTCATCACTACTTGATAGGTGGAGGTTTGGTGGAGGCTGTGATTGTGGTGGCTGGGACATGGCTTGTCCCCTTGTTGTTTTTGGCAATACTGGTCTAAATTGTTTTGAAGATCGACCACTAGTGGATAATGAACAGCCTTTTCAACTTTTTCATCAG GGTGCCAAAGAGAGTACACCGGCGTTGACCATGATGGCCATTGAAGGAGGGTATGCAATCGATTTTCATGCGAAGTTATCCGCATTACAAGCGTTTTCCATTTGCGTTGCAGTACTACATTGTACAGAAACCTCTGCTGCTGCTACTGGGGAGATAGAAAGCAAACATTCATCACAATACAATTCCTTAAAAATGCTTATCGAGGAGGAAGTGAAATCGTTAATAAAAGCGGTCACAGAGGAGGAGACgaagaataagaagaaaaagaaagtcaGCAAGAAGGTAGAAGCTATCCCACCATCCTATGTGATTAACCCTCCTTTCTCTCCAATCGCTCGTGTCTAA
- the LOC121219906 gene encoding uncharacterized protein — protein sequence MSEESSKQLKKRGQPNHFPTGNQKTNKRITDQKARLENREIVVKLTEAAPIVKQLLEAFSSINEGNLLQTVTYIRERRFAVLVSSLLSSQTKDHVTHAMFLMGSL from the exons atgtctgaagaatctTCTAAGCAACTGAAGAAAAGAGGTCAACCAAACCATTTTCCAACCGGCAACCAAAAGACGAACAAGAGAATCACCGATCAAAAAGCTCGACTGGAAAACAGG GAAATTGTAGTGAAACTTACAGAAGCAGCCCCAATTGTTAAGCAGCTCTTGGAAGCCTTTAGCAGCATCAATGAAGGCAACTTGCTGCAGACAGTTACATATATACGG GAAAGAAGATTTGCTGTCTTGGTATCATCACTACTATCTAGCCAAACCAAAGATCATGTTACTCATG CTATGTTTTTGATGGGCAGCCTCTAG
- the LOC107936704 gene encoding transcription factor EGL1-like translates to MSTGVQHQERVPMNLKKQLALAVRNIQWSYAIFWSISTRQPGVLEWGEGYYNGDIKTRKTVQSVELNTDQLSLQRSEQLRQLYESLSAGESSPQAKRPSAALSPEDLTDTEWYYLVCMSFVFNIGQGLPGRTLSSGQPVWLCNAHCADSKVFGRSLLAKSASIQTAVCFPFSGGVVELGVTDLVFEDLSLIQRVKTLLLDDPQPIVSKRSIQVDGMNNDLACPALDPLILATKLSPILGCEQLETVSPDDSPDGLEPKQSREDSLLIEGINGGASQVQSWQFMDEEFSNCVHHSLNSSDCISQTIADHRKVVPLCRGENDNGLQDVEECNQTKLTSFDRQNDDRHFHEVLSALFKSSHPLILGPQFRNSNKESSFIRWQKNGLVKPQKERDETPQKLLKKILFLVPHMHDRGLIESPETNAVRDAAWRPEADEICGNHVLSERKRREKINERLMMLKSLVPANNKADKVSILDVTIEYLQTLERRVAELESCRKSEARTKIERTSDNYGNNKTNNGKKSSLSKRKAYDVVDEADQEIGYVASKDGSTDKVTLSMNNKELLIEFKCPWREGILLEVMDALSILNLDCHSVQSSTTEGILSLTIKSKYKGSSVAKAGPIEQALQRIASKC, encoded by the exons ATGTCTACTGGAGTTCAACATCAAGAGAGAGTACCAATGAACCTGAAGAAACAACTTGCTCTTGCTGTGAGGAACATTCAATGGAGTTATGCAATTTTCTGGTCCATATCAACTAGACAACCAGG GGTGTTAGAATGGGGAGAAGGTTATTACAATGGAGATATAAAGACAAGGAAAACAGTTCAATCTGTAGAACTCAACACTGACCAATTGAGTTTACAGAGAAGTGAGCAACTGAGACAGCTTTATGAGTCTCTTTCAGCTGGTGAAAGCAGTCCTCAAGCTAAACGACCTTCAGCAGCATTATCTCCTGAAGATCTTACTGATACTGAATGGTATTACTTGGTTTGTATGTCATTTGTATTCAACATTGGCCAAGG ATTACCTGGAAGAACATTGTCTAGTGGTCAACCTGTTTGGCTTTGTAATGCTCATTGTGCTGACAGTAAAGTGTTTGGTCGTTCACTACTAGCTAAG AGTGCATCGATTCAG ACTGCAGTATGCTTTCCGTTTTCAGGAGGTGTGGTTGAGCTCGGTGTGACTGATTTG GTATTTGAAGATTTGAGCCTCATTCAGCGCGTTAAAACTTTGCTCTTGGATGATCCACAGCCGATTGTTTCTAAGAGATCGATTCAAGTCGATGGGATGAACAACGATCTTGCTTGTCCAGCTCTTGATCCTTTGATCCTTGCCACCAAATTGAGTCCAATATTAGGCTGTGAACAACTAGAAACGGTTTCTCCTGATGATAGTCCGGACGGCTTGGAGCCTAAGCAATCAAGAGAAGATTCATTATTGATTGAAGGGATAAATGGTGGAGCTTCTCAAGTACAAAGTTGGCAATTCATGGATGAAGAGTTCAGCAATTGTGTTCACCATTCCTTGAATTCAAGTGACTGCATATCTCAAACCATTGCGGATCATCGAAAGGTCGTTCCTCTTTGCCGGGGAGAAAATGATAATGGTTTGCAAGATGTTGAAGAGTGCAATCAGACTAAACTAACATCTTTTGATCGTCAAAACGATGATCGGCACTTCCATGAAGTTCTCTCGGCCTTATTCAAGAGCTCACACCCGTTGATTTTAGGACCACAGTTTCGAAACTCTAACAAGGAATCGAGCTTTATCAGATGGCAGAAAAATGGCTTGGTGAAGCCTCAAAAAGAAAGAGATGAAACCCCTCAAAAGTTACTGAAGAAGATATTGTTCTTGGTTCCTCATATGCATGATAGAGGATTGATTGAATCTCCTGAAACTAATGCTGTTCGAGATGCAGCTTGGAGACCCGAAGCTGATGAAATTTGCGGAAACCATGTGTTATCGGAGAGGAAGCGGAGGGAAAAAATAAACGAACGACTTATGATGTTGAAATCACTTGTCCCTGCAAATAACAAG GCTGACAAGGTTTCTATACTAGATGTCACGATAGAATACTTACAAACCCTCGAAAGAAGGGTTGCGGAATTGGAATCTTGCAGAAAGTCAGAAGCAAGAACGAAAATCGAGCGAACATCAGATAACTACGGCAATAATAAAACCAACAACGGAAAGAAATCGTCCCTAAGTAAAAGGAAAGCCTATGATGTTGTTGATGAAGCTGATCAAGAGATCGGCTATGTTGCATCTAAAGACGGTTCAACAGATAAAGTTACTCTCAGTATGAACAACAAGGAGCTTCTAATCGAGTTCAAGTGTCCATGGCGAGAAGGAATTTTGCTTGAGGTAATGGATGCATTAAGCATTCTCAATTTGGATTGCCACTCAGTTCAGTCATCTACCACTGAGGGGATTCTCTCCCTGACCATAAAATCCAAG TACAAAGGATCAAGTGTTGCAAAAGCAGGACCAATCGAGCAAGCATTGCAAAGAATTGCTAGCAAGTGTTGA